The genome window TTCTTTTTCTTCAAGCTGGGCTTGTTTTTTATCTAATTTTTTTATTTCATTTCGATAAATAAACGCTGTTACAATTGTACTAACTATTACAGCAACCATTGATTTCCAGCCAAAATTAGTAAACATGAAAGCTGCATCCCATTTCCAGGTACTAGCAACGATTAGAACTGGCGGTGCTGCAAAATGAGTTAAAGTACCGCCGATAGATATATTTACAAACAATAACCCAAGCATAGAATATTTAAATTTTAAATTATTCGATTTTGAAAAAAAGTGCTCATATAACAGCATGGCACAAACCGTCATTGCAACAGGTTCTGTGATAAAGGAACCAGATAATGAACCAAATATTAAAATACAACAAAAAAAGGCAATTTTTTGATTTATAAAAAATATTTTTCCAAAAAAGATAGATATGTAAGTTATGCCTCTGTCCGCTAAATTCATCACAGGTTTTGTTGCTGACATACACATAATTGTAAAAACAAAAACTGTTTCTTTAAAATCTAGTTGGTTTAAAAAACTGATTGTTGAGGACATTCCTAAGACAATGGAAAGAAATGCAATAAAGATAAAAGCCCAAAAACCAAAGACGACTTCTACTTCTCCTAAAAAATGGAGCAATTTTTCAGGCATAGAACCTTTTTTAAACTTATGTGATAACGCATTAATTTTACTTGTACAAAAAGTATGAATAACCGCCGATGCAAAAATGAGAGAGGCTGTATATGTTATCGTTTTATTTTGTAATAAGTCGTTCATAAATACTAAATTATCTGAACAATTTGTAGCCATTAGAAAACTTTCCTTGCTTCTTAACAAGAGCTTTGCAATATTCTAGCTTTCATTGTGTTATTGGTATGAAAGGCCTAAAAATGAAATACTCTTTAATATTTTTTGACGCTGATGATACTCTTTTTGACTTTAACAAGTCTCAGAAAATTGCTTTTAAAGAGGCAATTACTCATTTTAATATAAATTATCATCAAGATCTTTTATATTTTGAGTATCAAAAATTAAACAAAGAATTATGGACTTTATTGGAAAAAGGCGACATCAATGCCAATGACTTGAAAATTCTACGGTTTCAAAAATTATTTGAAACACATCAAATTCAACAAGATCCAAAAATCTTTGCAAATTTTTATATCGAAAAAATTTCCAAAAGTACACATACCATTCCTTATGCTGAACAGTTATGCCATATCATTCATGCAAATAATATCGAAATAGGAATTATCACGAATGGTTTTACAGATACCCAAAAACCTCGTCTGCAGGCCTCGAGTTTAAGCAAATATTTTAAATCGGTTACTATCTCTGAAGAAGTAGGGGCAAGAAAACCACAAGCTGAAATATTTAATTTAGCTTTAGCCAAGCATTCGCATATTCCAAAAGAAAAAGTTTTAATGGTTGGAGACAATTTAGAAGCTGATATACATGGCGCAAAAAACGCTGGACTTGACACTTGTTGGCTGCATAGAACCGGTCTTAAAACTAAACAGAATGCTAATACAAATTATATTATCACTGAGCTAAAGCAATTGCTAAAAATTTTGGAAATAAACCTTAATCATTCCAATTTTTAATTTGCTCAGTTAAATTAATTTTCTTTTCAAGCAATAAATATTTAATTAATTTATTCAACTTATCTCTATCTGCTATATCTAAACTTTTAGAAAATCCAAAATAAATCGTTGAGTATTCCCCTGGTATTTCAACTAGCTTTATTTTATCACTAATTTTATTTTTCCTTGCTAAATAAATAAAAACATGGGAACTATATCCATGAATTAAATCTACTCTTTTCCCCAAAAGTTTTAATATTAATAAATATATGGATTCAGTTGAAGCCGAAGTTTCAAACTTTAATTTATCTTTATTTTCTAACAAAAAGTTACTAATTGCAGCATCTTGTTTTATTCCAATTGTAAAATTTTCAAGTTGTTTTACAGATGTTATTTTATTTAATTTAAAATCACTCCTTGCAATTAAATAAGGCTTATCTTTCATAAAAGGAATATCACTATTAATAACATACTCATTTTCTAATTGCTTAGCAGACATGGCCATCATTTGAATATGACCTAGTTTTATTTCATGGCTCATTCTTGTATGATTATACTTTTCAAACACAAATTGATAGTCACTTATACTTTCGATAGTTCGAATAAAATCATACAGAGGACCAACTAATTGCTGCTGATCATTTTCATATATAAAAGTCGGGGCAACAAAATAACCAACTTTTATTATTTTTTTATCTTTTGCAGAAGCATTAAAAATTATTAATATTGATATTGCTAATAAAAAACTCATCAATTTTCTAAAAAACATTGTCATTCCTCAGTAATATAGAAATGAAAGTTAGTCATTCCAATTTTTAATTTGTTCAGTTAAATTAATTTTCTTTTCAAGCAATAAATATTTAATTAATTTATTCAACTTATCTCTATCTGCTATATCTAATTTTTTAGAAAATCCAAAATAAATTGTTGAGTATTCTCCTGGTATTTCAATTAGCTTTATTTTATCACTAATTTTATTTTTTCTTGCTAAATAACCAAAAATATGTGAGCTATATCCATGAATTAAATCAACTCTTTTTCCTAAAAGTTTTAACAGTAATAAATATACAGATTCAGTTGAAGCCGATGTTTCAAATTTTAATTTATCTTTATTTTTTAGCAAAAAATCGCTAATTGCTCCATCTTGTTTTATACCAATTGTTAAATTTTCAAGTTGTTTCACAGATGTTATTTTATTTAAGCTAAAATCACTTCTAGCAACTAAATAAGGTTTATCCTTCATAAATGGAATTTCACTATTAATAATATATTCATTTTCTAATTGTTTAGCTGACATGGCCATCATTTGAATATGCCCTAATTCTATTTCATGATACATTCTAGAATTCGTATATTTTTCAAACATAAATTGAAAATCACTAATACTTTCAATATTACGAAAAAATGCATAAAGAGGTCCAACTAATTGCTGATGATCATTTTCATAGATAAAAGTCGGGGCAACAAAATAACCAACTTTTATTATTTTTTTATCTTTTGCAGTTGCATAGGCATTTATTAAAAAGAAAATTGTCAGAAAAAAATTTATTAAATATTTAAAAGACATTGTTAATCCTCAAAAATAAAATGCATTATATTTGTTTTTCCCAACTCTTTTAATTTTAATTAAATTTTAAAATAAAAAAAGACCTATCAAAATATTGATAAGTCTTTTTTTACGAGAATCTAAAATTTTATGGAATAAATTTCTTGAAAACTAATGAAACATTCGTTCCACCAAATCCAAATGAATTAGACAAAACAGCATTTAATTGACGTTGGTCATATTTATTTGGGGTGTAGTTTAAATCGCAACGTTCGTCAGGATTTTCATAGTTTATAGTTGGAGGTATCATTCCTGTTTTTAACGCCATCACTGAAAAAACAGCTTCAATTCCACCAGCTGCACCTAAAAGATGCCCAGTCATACTTTTTGTTGAACTAACACTTAGTTTGTATGCATGCTCTTTAAATACTGTTTTAATAGCTTGCGTTTCACATAAATCATTTAATTCAGTAGAAGTTCCATGTGCATTTATATAATCAATGTCTTCTGGTTTTAACCCTGAAGTTTGCAAAGCCTGCTGCATAGCTCTAGCTCCACCTTCTCCTTCAGGAGCTGGGGAAGTAAAATGAAAAGCATCGCCAGATGCCCCAAAACCAGCAAATTCACAAATTATATTAGCACCCCTAGCCTTAGCGGATTCGTAGTCTTCAAGAATTAAAATTCCTGAACCTTCTCCCATTACAAAACCACTTCTTTCTTTATCAAAAGGCCTTGAAGCTTTTGCAGGCTCTTCTGAATGATCACTACACAAAGCTTTCATTTGCCCAAAACCAGCATAAGCTATTAGACTTAGAGCAGACTCAGCTCCTCCACAGATCATAGCTTTTGCTCTTCCGGTTTGAATATACATCAAAGCATCTGCAATTGAATGCGCACCGCTAGAGCAAGCCGTTGCCATACAAACATTAGGGCCTTTCGCACCTGTTTCAGAAGAGACTACTCCTGCTGCCATATTCCCTATAAAACCTGGAATAGTGAAAGGAGATACTCTTTTAATACCTTTTGTTCTTGCTATAAAAGATTGATCCTCTAAATATCCTAAAGCACCTATACCAACCCCTATAGAGACACCGATGTGATTTTGATTTTCAGGTGTAATTTCAAACTTAGCATTTTCGAGAGCCATTTTTGCTGCTGCAACTGCTAATTGAACAAATCTTTGATTTCTTTTAACTTCCTTTTCATTCATATACTTAGTTGGTTCAAAATTTTTAACCTGCCCAGCAATAGTCACACAGTTTTCTGGGGGTTCGAACATTGTCAATTTCCCAATTCCACTTTTGCCAGCTATAATATTATCCCAACATTCCTCTAAATTATTTCCAACAGGACAGACTATACCAAGGCCTGTAACAACAACTCGTTTCATTTAGTTCATCCTCTCCTCGTAAACAAAATTCAACAAAAAGTATTTAACCTGTAACAGAATCTATGTCTACATATGCTAAATTAAAAGGCATTGAAAATACTTTCGTATTGGCTATAAAAAAATAGCACAAATCTTCCCGTAAGTAATACACGTTTGTTATAGATAGCAACTATAAGTTTAGAAATTTATCTTTTTCTTTAATTCTCAAACTAGCCCAAAAAAAAGTTTCATGCTACCTATGCAATTTCACCGAGCAGTTAAAAAAGCTCTGCGTTGCTCAATTATTATGAGCCGATACCTTTGCTCATTTCATTATGTAAGGAGTGCGAAGTTGAATGTTCTAAGAAATACAATACTTAGCAAAAAAGCAATACTTTGGGATTTCGACGGATGCCTTTGTGATTCTGAAAAAGTACACTATTTAGCTTATGCTAAAGCATTTCAATTATGTAATCATCAACTTAGCGAATACGACTACTTTGAAACTTTCACTCATACAGGCGGAGGAGTTGCAAAAGAAATTGAATTGTATAGCTTAACTTGCGATCCGGAAGCCATACGAAAAGAAAAAGCAAAAATATATTGGGAACTTATTTTATCCAAAAAAGCGCAGTTTTATAGTGAAATTCCAAAAATCTTAAATATAACAGCCCAAAATAATGTAATTAATGCTATTGCTAGCAATAGTCCCGCAAAAGAAATTGAGCTTATCATATCTCAATATACCGCTACCCACTTACCTATTGATAAAATAATAGGTTTGGAAGCAGGCATGAAGAAAAAACCAGCTCCAGATCTATATTTAAAAGCTTTAAAAGATTTAAATTTATCACCGAGTGAAGTTATTGTATTTGAAGATTCAGAGAGGGGTTTAATTGCTGCAAAAGAAGCTGGCTGTGAAGCAATCTGGATAAAAACAGACTTAAATGAACGTTTTACTACAGATGCTCCTTATATTTCACGCATGACTCACCCTGAACTCTTAGAAATATTATCTCATTAATATGTGGATGGATAATTGGGTATTAAATTTACCAGCTACTTTATGGCCGAAAATTACTTTTCAGGATGGGCTTGAGCATCCTTTTTTGTTTCGTTTTTTTGAAACTAAAGCAAATATTGTTGTTCTTTCTAGTTCTAATAAAGCAAATATTGAAGTCATAACTCAAAACTGTGCGAAACATAACGTCCCTATTCTGCGACGCAAAGGTGGGGGTGGAACAGTTGTCTTAGGGGAAGGCTGTTTAATTTTAACTTTTGCTTTTTATGCCAAAGATGTATTTAATAATCATAACTACTTTAAAATGATTAATCAGCTCTGGATAAATGCTTTAAAAGATATAGGCTGTCCTGAATTATCCCAAAATGGAATAAGTGATATTTGTTACTTAGACAAAAAAATTGCCGGCACCAGCATATTCAGAAAAAAACATTTACTTGTTTACCAAGGTAGTTTACTAGTTCAACCAAACATGCACTTAATTTCTGAACTCCTTGCTCACCCTTCAAAAGAACCCGAGTATCGTCTTGGTAGAAGTCATGAAGAGTTTTTAACAACTCTAAATTTATTAGGTTGTAATTTTTCTACCGAAACTTTAGCTGTTCATTGTCAAGAATATTTTAACAAAAATATCAGTAAATATTTTCAAAACGAAGTTTTGATAAAATAATAAAATATTTTTAATTTCTGTATTTTTAAATAAAAAAATTTAATCCTAATTTACTTTTTATTACATAAAATTAATTAAATATCTAATTTGAATCTGTAATTTGCATCGGATACTATACTCAAAATTAAAAATTTACATTGAGGTATTGTATGGAAAACTTAGATTTTACAAATTACAGAAGTACTTTGGAAAAAAAATATGCAGAATTAAAAAAAAATAAAGATTTTATAACAGGATATCCTGGAAACCAAAATTTTGATTATTCAATATTAAGTAAATTTTTTGAATTTGCTTTAAATAATATTGGAGATCCTTTACTGCAATCTAATTTTACATTAAATACTCATGAATTTGAAAGAGATGTTATAACTTTTATTTCTAATTTATACAAAAAAGAAAATGATGTGTGGGGTTACATTACAAATGGAGGAACAGAAGGAAATTTAACTGGAATTCATATTGGTCGCTCGCATTATCCCGAAGGAATAATTTATTTTAGTGCGCATAGCCATTATAGTGTTGCAAAAGCAATAGAGTTAACAAGAAGCAAATCAAGTTGCATTTCTGTTCTCCCGAATGGTGAAATAAGTTATCTTGAATTAAAAGAAAAAATAATAGAAAATATAAATCAACCAGTCATTATTTTAGCAAATATAGGCACAACTATGACTGGTGCTATTGATGACATTCAAACAATAAAAGAAATTTTAAGTGACCTAAATATTAGCAATTATTATATCCATTGTGATGCTGCTTTTCATGGATTAATTTTACCATTTTGCAATTTACCAACACCTTTAAATTTAAATGATTTTCACAGTATTTCGGTAAGCGGGCATAAATTAATAGGATCTCCAATACCTTGTGGAGTATTTTTAACACACCAAAATGTTGTAGATAAAATTAAACATTATATTGAGTATATTAAAAGTGGTGACTGCACTATTTCAGGTTCAAGAAATGGAATTACTCCTTTAATTCTTTGGTGTGCAATTCATCAAAAAACCTATGATGAATTTAAAAATATAGCGCAAGAATGTATAGTTAAGGCTGAATATGCCCGAGATAAAATGTTACTTAATGGAATACAAGCTTGGACAAATCAATATTCACCAATAGTATTGTTTAAAAAGCCATCTAATGAAATGATAAAAAAATGGAGTATAGCTCCATATGAAAATATTTCGCACATCATCACAACACCTAATTTACCTTATGAAACAATTGATAAACTAATCGACGATCTTGTTTTAGATAAAGCAAAATCAGTTGACTAGTTTAAGTTAAATATATAAATATTAAAACACTCTAATTTGAATTATAATTTAGAGTGTTTTATTTTTATTTGGAGAAATAATGAAAAATATAAAGCATTATCTATTTTCTTCTTCATTCTTTTTTTTGTTACCTTTTAGTTCCTATGCGAATTGCAAATTACCTGACTCCCTTGCTAATAAAAGTATTATTTCAAAAGTTTCACAGCTTTTTACAAAAGAAAACCCACTAGCTGGTGAATTAATGAAACTTAGCTTTAATAAAGACGGAACTTATATAAACAACTATCTTACCAGCGAAAAAAATATTCTGGGAAATATACGTATAAAAAAGTAACAGAATCTGTAGCTTTTTATTCTGCAGAAGAAGAATTTGAGAACAAAATTACAAAGTATGAAGTTTGGTTACATTGTACTAATAATGTTTCAGGAAAATATGTTTATCGACAAGAAGATGGAGCAATATCTCCACAAGTACGCTCTAATGTCGGAGAGTATTTTTTTGATAGATAAATAAACTTCCTTTAATTATAATTTAATGAAACTAAAAACCTATTTTTATCTTCCAAGTCCCCTAAAGAAAAATACTGTTCTTTAGGTAAATTCCAAATTGAGTGATTATTTGGATAAATTTGAATTTTTTGCTCAAAAACTTTTTCTGGTTGTCCATGAGCTAATTCCATCGCAAATATATACTCTGCAGAATATAACAAATTATATTTACCAGTATAATTTGTTATATTCTTTCCTATTTTAAGCCCCATATCTTCACTAACTAAAGCTAATTTTGGTTCATAGTTTTTTACAGATATATCTAAATTTTCCCATTCGTCAAAAGTTACATATGGAGGATTACTTACAATAACTTCAGCTGCCCCATATTCATTTTTTAATTTTATAAAACTTTCTTCTAAATTTAAATCAAGTTGAAGAAAGATAGTATTTTGCACATTATTTTTTTCAGCATTGATTTTTGCTACATTTAAAGCATCTGCAGAAATATCTACTCCAATGACTTTTGCATTTGGATATTTTTTAGCTAAAGCAATAGCTAAGCAACCTGATCCTGTGCAAAAATCAAAAATAACTGTCGGAGAAATATTTTTTAATTTTAAATATTGCAAAACAATATCAAGCAAAGTTTCTGTTTCAGGGCGAGGAATTAACACCCTTTCATCAACAAATAGCTCTAATTCATGCCAGTATTTTTTCTGTAATAAATATGCAACGGGCTCTCCTTGTAACCTTTTCGTTACAAGATCTCGATAATTTTTTCGTTCAACTTCATTTAAAGGTTTATCTATCTGAATATAAAGCTGTACTTTAGGTAAATTTAAAACATGACTAAGTAACAATTGTGCATCTAAAAGTGGCGTTTCTATTCCGCTATTTGCAAACCGTTTTGTCGTCCAATTCAAAATTTCTCGAATCGTCCAAACAGTTTCTTTTTTATTTTGCTCAACGTTTTGCTTCATTAAATTATTTACCTTCAGCTTGTAACTTTAACGCTTCAGCTTGATAATACTGTCTCAACATCGAAAGCATATCTTGAATATCACCTTCCATAAAAGCATCTATAGAATGGATAGTATAATTTATTCTGTGATCTGTTACACGCGATTGAGGAAAATTATAGGTACGAATTCGTTCACTCCTATCTCCCCTTCCGACTTGTGATTTTCTTTCTTCAGAAAAAGCTTTTTCTTTCTCTATTTCAGCAGCTTCGAACAGTTTTGCCTGAAGAATTTTCATTGCTTTGGCACGGTTTTTTATCTGTGAACGTTCGTCTTGGCACGCAACAACAATTCCGCTTGGTATATGAGTAATACGCACTGCAGAATCAGTTCTGTTGACATGCTGACCACCGGCACCGCCTGCGCGATAAGTATCTATCCGTAAATCATTTTCATTAATGGATATTTCCACATCGTCAGCTTCAGGTAGCACAGCTACCGTAATTGTAGATGTATGCACTCGTCCTTGCGCCTCTGTTTGTGGGACTCGCTGAACCCTGTGCACGCCACTTTCGTATTTAAGTACACTGTATACGCCTTCCCCTTCTATTAAAGCGATGACTTCTTTAGTGCCACCTAATTCATTTTCATTCAGGGACATGACTTCCATTTTCCATTTTCTTCGTTCAGCATAGCGTGCGTAGGCTCTAAATAATTGCCCAGCAAAAAGACTTGCTTCATCGCCTCCCGCTCCAGCTCGAATTTCTAAGAAAATATTTTTTCCATCATTAGGATCTTTAGGTAACAAATGAATAGAGAGTTCTTTTTCTAATTCACTATAGCGTACTTTCAAAGTCTTTAGCTCTTCAAATGCCATATCACGCATTTCGCCAGTACTTTCAGCTATAAGTTCTTCAGTAGAGACGGTTTCCTCTTCTATTTTTTTAAATTCACGATACATTCGAACAGTTTCTTCAAGATCAGCACGCTCTTTACTTAATTTTCGAAACTCTGAATTATTAGAAATAACTTCAGGCCGAGCAAGAAGACTTTCTAACTCTAAAAATCTGCGTTCAATTTTAGCTAGCTGTTGTATCATAAGATTTTTCCAATTTTAAAAGGCAAATTATAGATTAAGATTCAAATTCAGTGAAAGGTTCAAATAACCTTTTTAACATGCAAAAAAGGGAGCATCCAGACGGATATGCCCCCTACTTTTGTTTTTAATTTTAAACAGTTACTTGTTTGTTTGATTTGCTTTAGCAGCAGCGTATTTACGGTTAAAACGTTCAATACGACCTGCAGTATCAAGAACCTTGTGGTTCCCTGTCCAAAATGGGTGGCATACACTACAAGTTTCTACTTTTAGTACATTTTTTGTACCACGAGTTTCAAATGTGTTACCGCAAGCGCAGTGTACTTCGCATGGGCCAAATTTAGGATGTATGTTTTCTCTCATAAAAACCTCAGAATTATTAATAGCTTACGCTTATTTCGTCTTGCGTCAAATACCTCTTGCCGCGAATGACGGCAACTGAAGATGGCAACTAGTAGCAAATGACAGGGTTTGAGTCAACGCCTAATTGCATAGTTTGGAAGAAATCTTTTCTAGACTATTGACATAACTCGTTTTTTTGTTACTTTACTAAGGCAGTCTGCATGTCGTTGATATTTTTAAACTCATCCTAAATTCTTTGGATTAAATCATTCACATAGAAATGTAAAAGGGTGTTCTCATGAATTCGCATTACCAAAACAGAGTATTGGGTTACTTCTCATCAATTGCTATCGCAAACGATTTCGATGTCGAGATTTTCGTCGGAAAGCCTCAAGGATTAGAAATTAGAAGCAAGGAGGGCCTATTCGCTAAAGTTCTCACGGAAGTGAACTCCTTTGGTAAACTGTATATAAGAATGGAGGAGGGCTTTATCCCAAACCATCGTCCACATATTATTATCCACACACATGTACTTAACTCCTTATATATACGCAACACTGTCAGCGCAAGCGTGTTAGATATTAAAGGGCAGCATTTTAGCTTTGAAGGAACTGATACCAGTCAATCCAATTTAATAGGGCATGTAGAAAATTTCAAAATAAACATGTTTGGCTCTGCCAAATTAAATGCCATAGAATTAGAAGCTAAAAATATTTCAGTTTCTTGTAATCATACTTCGCAAATTCGTTTATTTGCACATAATACAATTGCAGGATCTGCTTATGGTAGATCCTATCTCCACTATAAGGGCAATCCTGAATTAGCAATTTTTAATGCTGGGCAGTCTTTTATTTCAGCTTTATAAGCATCTTTTCTAATATATTGCTTTATTTTGTGTTGACATTTCATTCTAGGAATTATTTTATAACAAAATCAAAAAATAACCATGAAAAGTAATGAAAAAAAGAGCAGTTTAATAAATAAATATCAAGTTTAAAACTGTTTTAACATCATAAAATTTGATTTAAAAATATATCTATTTTAGCATACCAGCGAATGATATTCAGGAGTGCTGAATATCAAAATTAACAGCTACAAATTAATTACATCTGGGAGAAAAACTTTCCGCACTAAGTTTATTTAATTATCTAAAAAAAACTATAAATGCCAGTTAAGAGTTGAGAATATGTATTTAGAAAAAGAACATGTACTTAAAAAGGCATGCAGAAAATCTTCCGAAAACATGTACAAGCAAGCCCTTTGTTGAACGGACTTTAGATGCCGTTTGAATACCACTAGATTCAATTAGCCAGTTGAATAGGATTTCAATTGATTGTCTAATTGAACTAACAGATTTTGAATATACTTTTTCATCGTATGAGAGAGTTTTTTTACTTCTTGAAAGTTTAATTGGAGTATGCAAGTTAGAATTTTTTTTAGCCAATTTTTGTTTAGTAAATTGATCGCAGTACGCTCGATCAGCAAATAGTTCTGAGTGATTTAAATTTAAAAGATCATTCTTAACCGCTGTTAAATCATGTGTTGCAGCACGTGTTATTTTCATTGATACCGGGGAAGCAAGGCGTTTATTTTTAAATAAAGCAGTAAGATGAAGTTTCAATCCAAAATAAAAAAGATTTTTGGAAGAGCAGAAACCAATTGAAGAAATTTCTTTTGCTGTATTACATTTGTGAGCTCTAAAACCCTTTGCCAAGATAATTGGTAAAGAGTCAATTAGAACGAAAGGTTTAGAAGTATTTGAATTTAATTTGAACTTTTTATTCTGTAAAAGGAATTTAGAAAGTTCAGGAAAAAGATGATTCAGATTGTTAAGTCTAAATAAAAATCCTTCATAAGAAGGTAAATTTGGAAACCATTCACTAAGGAAATTTTTTGTAAATTTAAAAATTGATTTTATATTTTTAAGTTCATTCAAAATTCCAAAGATGTAAATTGTGATGGTTTCTTCATCAGTAAACGAAGGATTTGAATTAGGACTTATTTTTAAAAAAATGTAGGGAGAAAGTTGAGAAAAAAATTTGCAGGAAGTAAGGTAAACGGTAATGAGTTGGTTCTGCCAATCCATTGGTAGCTCCTTTGTTACTTTGTTTTAAGCAACAATTAACTAACAAATTGGAGCTATTTCTTCAATCTTCACAATATTTTTCTCAACTCTTAACTGGCATTATAAATATTAAATTTTTAAATTGGTACTGATAAAATGAACGCGAAAAAAATAATCAAATATATCTCAATTATGATTACTCCAAGTATTATTCTCATTAATGCATTTGCTTCAGAAGTAAATGCAAATTATGACTTACCTCTTGAAAAAAAAGAAATAACTGTTGGCAAAAGCAAATATTCAGATTCTTTGATCAAAAGAAACTGTTATAAATACTCAGATTATATAGTTGTAGAAGAAGTTGATGGTGGACAAAAAGGCGGTGCACTAATTCGTTTAGAACCAACCAAAAACAATGTAAATATTTTAAAAGTATGTAAGAATAAAATTTCAGATTTTAAAATTAAAATGGTGGCTGATGGGTATTATGGTGGTAAAATAAATCAATTTATCATTAATGATGGCGATGATGGTTTTGGATCTGAATTTCTATTTCAAATATTCGCTATTAAAAATAATAAATTAACTAAAGTATTCCAAGATTTAAGACATGACAATCAAAGTTATGAATATATAAAAACTTCACAAAATAAATTAGGAGTACGTTACTGGAAAAGTTTAAAAGTTGAAAATGACTGCCTTGTAAAAGATACCACTT of Pigmentibacter sp. JX0631 contains these proteins:
- a CDS encoding YjjG family noncanonical pyrimidine nucleotidase; the protein is MKYSLIFFDADDTLFDFNKSQKIAFKEAITHFNINYHQDLLYFEYQKLNKELWTLLEKGDINANDLKILRFQKLFETHQIQQDPKIFANFYIEKISKSTHTIPYAEQLCHIIHANNIEIGIITNGFTDTQKPRLQASSLSKYFKSVTISEEVGARKPQAEIFNLALAKHSHIPKEKVLMVGDNLEADIHGAKNAGLDTCWLHRTGLKTKQNANTNYIITELKQLLKILEINLNHSNF
- a CDS encoding putative Na+/H+ antiporter, producing the protein MATNCSDNLVFMNDLLQNKTITYTASLIFASAVIHTFCTSKINALSHKFKKGSMPEKLLHFLGEVEVVFGFWAFIFIAFLSIVLGMSSTISFLNQLDFKETVFVFTIMCMSATKPVMNLADRGITYISIFFGKIFFINQKIAFFCCILIFGSLSGSFITEPVAMTVCAMLLYEHFFSKSNNLKFKYSMLGLLFVNISIGGTLTHFAAPPVLIVASTWKWDAAFMFTNFGWKSMVAVIVSTIVTAFIYRNEIKKLDKKQAQLEEKEKSPYWIILVNIFFLVLCIIYHKYISFLVPLFLLYIGWYEVTKEYQEPLKIRESLLVGFFLGGLVTLGALQQWWLVPIVNMLEPVSMFIGATALTAVTDNAALTYLGTLVPNLSDAMKFSLVAGAVAGGGLTVIANAPNPIGYGILNKTLGEDGISPLKLFLGSLPYTIFAILCLYFL
- a CDS encoding HAD family phosphatase; amino-acid sequence: MNVLRNTILSKKAILWDFDGCLCDSEKVHYLAYAKAFQLCNHQLSEYDYFETFTHTGGGVAKEIELYSLTCDPEAIRKEKAKIYWELILSKKAQFYSEIPKILNITAQNNVINAIASNSPAKEIELIISQYTATHLPIDKIIGLEAGMKKKPAPDLYLKALKDLNLSPSEVIVFEDSERGLIAAKEAGCEAIWIKTDLNERFTTDAPYISRMTHPELLEILSH
- a CDS encoding transporter substrate-binding domain-containing protein; its protein translation is MSFKYLINFFLTIFFLINAYATAKDKKIIKVGYFVAPTFIYENDHQQLVGPLYAFFRNIESISDFQFMFEKYTNSRMYHEIELGHIQMMAMSAKQLENEYIINSEIPFMKDKPYLVARSDFSLNKITSVKQLENLTIGIKQDGAISDFLLKNKDKLKFETSASTESVYLLLLKLLGKRVDLIHGYSSHIFGYLARKNKISDKIKLIEIPGEYSTIYFGFSKKLDIADRDKLNKLIKYLLLEKKINLTEQIKNWND
- the fabF gene encoding beta-ketoacyl-ACP synthase II, translated to MKRVVVTGLGIVCPVGNNLEECWDNIIAGKSGIGKLTMFEPPENCVTIAGQVKNFEPTKYMNEKEVKRNQRFVQLAVAAAKMALENAKFEITPENQNHIGVSIGVGIGALGYLEDQSFIARTKGIKRVSPFTIPGFIGNMAAGVVSSETGAKGPNVCMATACSSGAHSIADALMYIQTGRAKAMICGGAESALSLIAYAGFGQMKALCSDHSEEPAKASRPFDKERSGFVMGEGSGILILEDYESAKARGANIICEFAGFGASGDAFHFTSPAPEGEGGARAMQQALQTSGLKPEDIDYINAHGTSTELNDLCETQAIKTVFKEHAYKLSVSSTKSMTGHLLGAAGGIEAVFSVMALKTGMIPPTINYENPDERCDLNYTPNKYDQRQLNAVLSNSFGFGGTNVSLVFKKFIP
- a CDS encoding transporter substrate-binding domain-containing protein — encoded protein: MFFRKLMSFLLAISILIIFNASAKDKKIIKVGYFVAPTFIYENDQQQLVGPLYDFIRTIESISDYQFVFEKYNHTRMSHEIKLGHIQMMAMSAKQLENEYVINSDIPFMKDKPYLIARSDFKLNKITSVKQLENFTIGIKQDAAISNFLLENKDKLKFETSASTESIYLLILKLLGKRVDLIHGYSSHVFIYLARKNKISDKIKLVEIPGEYSTIYFGFSKSLDIADRDKLNKLIKYLLLEKKINLTEQIKNWND
- a CDS encoding histidine decarboxylase, which encodes MENLDFTNYRSTLEKKYAELKKNKDFITGYPGNQNFDYSILSKFFEFALNNIGDPLLQSNFTLNTHEFERDVITFISNLYKKENDVWGYITNGGTEGNLTGIHIGRSHYPEGIIYFSAHSHYSVAKAIELTRSKSSCISVLPNGEISYLELKEKIIENINQPVIILANIGTTMTGAIDDIQTIKEILSDLNISNYYIHCDAAFHGLILPFCNLPTPLNLNDFHSISVSGHKLIGSPIPCGVFLTHQNVVDKIKHYIEYIKSGDCTISGSRNGITPLILWCAIHQKTYDEFKNIAQECIVKAEYARDKMLLNGIQAWTNQYSPIVLFKKPSNEMIKKWSIAPYENISHIITTPNLPYETIDKLIDDLVLDKAKSVD